ATTGAACCAATTCATGCAAACtattaacatgtttttgtgcttttagcGTTTCctattttatttaaactataATATACATGTGTTGTATTTAGGCCTTTCAAACTCAATTCTGACAAACCCAACAAATCTTAGaaacaagagacagagtgaaagggAATGGGACAAAgaaatgtttgctttatttCCTTCAACTgtataaatgcataaatgttttttaaatacccaaacaaaacaaaaacttaacacaaatactgtatatatatttcaagtTTGCAGATAAGATATGAAGACGAAAGACTGGTGGCAGTAGGATGTAACTCATTAAGAGCCCAGTACTAATCTGACTATGATGCTGGTTCCCAGCTCTTTTGGAAACATTAAAATCCTCATTAAAATGTATCCTCATGCTTTTGGGATCATACAcaaattcattaaaacaaagaaaaatttgGCTTGATACTGCATAACAAGatgggtttttcttttctgaattattattttcttagaTGACTAAAGTTGTTGTCTAGGCTGGGGGAATTCACAAGGAAGACCAAATTTGATTTCATGGCACGCCGGTGTGCCTTATCACTGGCTAAACTGAGCTGACTGTAAAATGAGACCAGTTTAACTATGAACACATGAATTCCTGATGAAAACTTCTAGGTGCAAATCCTAAACCAAGGGTAGGTCAGTCACAGTAAGGCAATCAGCGTGTACATGCACTGAGCAACAAATTCAATGCTGAAAACCTAAAAATGTGCCTTATCTTCCAGCTATGACAAAAAAGAGTAATAAATACAATTAACATAAATCAAATATTCCAAAGAATAAATCTCCATTAATGATGGCTTCCATTTTACTAATGTGGATAGTATTGCATTTTGCATTCAGAACTCTCAACTCAGAACTTAATCATTAAAACCAACCGTGCTTGTGGTAGAAAACATCTTCTAATAAAGTGACAGGAACACTTTCAACAGatccatcttttcatttctctacCAACTACATAGTTAACAGTCAACTGAAACAGGCGGTAAATTCTCAGGATTctaaacaagagagagagactgtttgtgatgatgaagaagTCCTCTCAGCTGACAGCAGTATTTTAACTCTACCATCAGTCTTATGCTGGTTTGATTCAAGAGCACAGAGTGACAATGTGGACGGAAccagcctgtgtttgtgtgcattcatATCTCTGGTTGCCCCAGATGAACAGGAATTTCATGGTCCTGCCcttgttctgctgcagctgcttctgGAATTTGTTGTCCATGCTGATCATCTActtgctttatgagtttctcCTCTTCGGTCTTTACCTCCTGTTTAGTTTGCTCTTCATCTTGAGGCTGTAAATCCTCATgagcctcctctctctgttctacAGCTCGTGCCTTCTCCTCATCAGCATTGGGGTTTGGCACCTCCTGCTCCTGATGAGGAGCATCGCTGTTGCTGGAGTCCTGTAGGGGAAAAGTTACTTCAGTGGTAATTTGACAAAACACTTGCAAACTCAAGGCACACTAAATAGCCtttgatatatgtatatatttttgtttttgtgcatttatgcAAGTATGCATACAAAATCTCACAACAGTTATATAATCTATACAATTATACTTTTTTACCATACTAGTGTAATAAAGTTGCCTGTATTTTTTTGTTGCggcttgtgtgtgaatgtaaagtACCTGTGTCTGAGGCAATGGAGGTGACAGCAACTCCGAAGGGGCCAACAGGCCGTCCTGGTTTAAATCCTGAGTCTGGAGTAAAAAATCTACCATAGACACCACCTGCACACATGAGTGAGATAAATGGgtaaaaaaaagtatgaaagCATTGGTTATGTGATAGTagacacaaatacaacacacgcacgcacacacacacatacataactACTCCTTCTCACCAGCTCATTGGACTGTGCTCCAGGTGTATGATGGGAGTTATAATCTGAGAGTAGCTTCATCATCTCCAAACCATCCAGGAGCTCACTGCGATCGTAGTCATAAAGACGAAACAGGAAGAAAACCTCTAACACAAagcagaagacattttgatgtaATGCtatcatacacacaaacacaactgcaatGATGTTAATAACCAATAATCTGGGACAAAAAGGTTCTGTTAAAATCACAGGCAAAGAGCTTCTCTGGTCATCACATATAaagattattattgtttgtaCAGCTTAAAAAGATTCACCATATCAAAGTCATAGAAAATTACTTCAATACAAACAGTATTTACATAATACTGCATAATTAGAGTCTGTATATCTGGTAATGACAGTCAATCTGAACTTGGGTTTTGGTGGATGAATCTGTCTACCTTGTTCCCAGGTGCTGATTTCTGGTCCTCCTTGGCCATCCTTCAGGCTGGACTGAATGTAACTTTGCAGCAACCTGTGTTACACAGTGCACAGAGTCTTGTCAGATTTGTCCCACCCTGCAGGTACTGAGTCATGTTTTAGCCATTGCTTGCAGAAACAACTTTCTCTGTTACAACTTACCCTTGAATCAGGTTGGCTTGCCTTGGAGGTACAGTAATAATTCTGAATGATTTTCAGCCACAAGATTTTAGACTACTTGTTTGGGTAATCATTATGCAAAACTGAGACCTATCACATCTGTCATGAAGCCGATGGAAACAAGGTATTCTGCAACAGTGATTCTTAGAGGGTATGTCACTTGGTTAGTATTTCAATCACAATATGGCTGAAATACTGTAACTCTAATAACTGTAATATTACATTTGAAAGATTAGTACTCAAAAAGGCACTTTGTTTCCATCCAGACTGTGCCAAGGCCTACTGTGATTTAATGACCATTGTTTGTTTGAGGGCATGGCTGACAAACATTCATCTGGTCATACACTCAACACAACTAAGTAACCACTACGATAGAGTAGTGTAGAAACCCATCAATCTTATCAGCCAGTGGAAAGATACTGCAGCCACTGTCTGACAACGTAGCTGTAACTAACTGAGAATTAACAAGTTGTGCCTCCTTTTTTTTACTCAATAAAGTAATCTTGTAATTCAGAGTGCATTGGTTCATACCGCCAGACAGCTATGTGAGGATGAGTCATTATATTTGCAAtatgtgtgatgatgatgaaaactcATAATTGcaacataaaacaatattatTGCTCTTGTAATCTTATCAGTATACAGTGCAGTCCACATCATTAGTCCAACACAGCAGCCAAAGTCCACACGGTCATCAGGCAGCAGCTGCTTCATCCAGTAAGACGCACAGCAGGCTCAACAAATTTGTATGTGGTTtgcatgttgtgttgtgtgtgttctagCTACTAAGTAATGTAGCAGCTTGACAAGATAAGTATCTTTATTCCATGTAATACATATGTTAGAAtagtctttaaataaaattacaatttccattttgacaACATTTAGGCAAGCTGTTTGAAAAAGCTTTTTACTTAAAGGTTGTGTCAATCCTTTTCTGATTAATTAAGTAATTAGCAGCAAATTTATGTCTTAAAATGAGCTGGATGTGTAACAGCAGCACTCCATCCATGTGTCACTCACCTGCGGTCCTGCTCTCCAGAGCCAAAAGGATTGGCCAGTGCCACGGTAGGGGGGTGGCCATCTACTGCTTCATTACTGAGAGATggatatttaaaaatgtgaattcaAAAACCAGAATCTTTTGCTTCATTTCCAAACATGCAGAAAATTGAATACAACAGAGGCGAAAGCAAGTTCGCTTCTTTGGCCGGCAGTGATATCAGAACTCGACCCTCCTTACACGCTTACCTTTTTATCCCAGGTTGACCTGGTGCAGCCATGCACAAGTGTATGAGCATGAACAGGGACAAGACATATTGGACCAACCTGCCCAGGTGAGACTCCATGAAGACACCTACGAGTACACAGTCATGTTTTAACTTCATATCACGTGTGGACAGAATCCATTCACAGGATACTATTATCAATTTACCTGTACAAATGTCATAGATTTCTTGACATACTATGTAActgagcaggaaaaagaagTCCTTTCCAAGCATTGAGTTTTATCTGAGGTACTAGCATATTGTAAGGAGATAGTTTCATGATGCTGTATTTCCACAACGCTACTCTCTCAGAATATCAGCCTTAATACATCCACATACTCATAACCTAGTCGTACTTTGTGTTAATGACTGTCAGATTCTCAATCTACAGGAAAAAACACTTAAAGAGCAATGCTTGCAACCCTGCAGCCTTTACAAGTTACACAGCTGGAGAAGCTTATGATCCATTATGGCAAAATCAATAAAAACCTCCCATTTATTGCACAGCATCAGTCCATCAACACTGTCCCCAGTGGTCGCCCAATATGTCCATGTGCCTCGGATATTAGATGCATATGTTACATATGTGGATTACAGTGCTGGTTTGGGATGTGCAGAGTAACAAACTAGCTACCTTGTGTTACTCCAGATTCCTCGTGTgcggagcagcagcagcgatgCTAACACCGCGGCTCCATAGTCACACATGACCCACGGATGACACCGACCACTCACTGCAGCATTATTACAGCCTGCACACTGTACACTGGTCATTTCTGATAAACTCATGTTCCCCGCTTCCACATTACACACCTAAATTACggcaaaaacaaaccaaacggCAGCTAGTTGTAGCATAAAGCAATAGCCTGGCCGCGTACGCATTAAGATGcagattaaatatttaagtataagtaacacacacactgaaagccTCGCTACCGCTGGATACATACGTGCTGCCATTCTCTACCCAGTGGGATAACGAGCTTACCTGTCTGCATAGCTGATGTGTGGACAGTGAAGAGGTTTAATTCGGGCAGTTTTCCGTTTACAGGTTCATATCTGGAGAGCACCTCTGCCCCGCCTCGTGCCTCCCGGTCTGCACTGCGCAACGGCGGCTGCACGCGCGCTCCCAGGCTGCCACGGAGACCGCCGTGTTTTGGTCAATGACAGGGTCCACGTGGAAGAACAGAGCCGTCGTCGTGTCAGTGAGTTTGCGCAAGGCAGCTTCTCTTTGTGCTCCTCACTCCGTGTTTTCCGCCGCGCCACGTCCTCACCGACAGTCAGATTCCGGTAGGACGGGACAGATGGTTGAAACgtacactatataggcaaaagtattgggacgtTCGACCATTATGTGAAAGAGTTTAATGATCGTATTCTATATACtcggacagctttgcagctacgAGAGCTTCAGCTCTTCTTGGGAcgttttccacaagattttggagtgtttctgttggatttttttgcccatttgtGCAGCAGAGCGTTTGTGATGTTTGACCAAAACGCCTGGCgcacaatctccattccagaTCATCCcgaaggtgtttgatggggctgaggtcagggatctgtgtgggccagtcaagttcttccacaccaaactcatccacacatgtctttatggactttgctttgtgcactgggggtCAgtcatgctgaagcattaagatttgccttcaGCAGAAGTtaggggccgagcccaacccctggaaaacagccaAATACTACACctgatttaaataataaagtggTGTGTCCTCGTTTTATAACAGATATAGATGTGATTTTTGGGGAGACATCCCCAATATTTTGAGGAGAATCTATGgaaatttattttttgacagGTCAGTGATCATAATTTCAGGAGATATAGCGGAATAAAGTGTAACATGAgcgtgagcacacacacacacacacacacacacacttctgtttaCAGTAGTGTTAATGCAGCTTGTGCCTTTGCATCATTTTATTGCTACTGAATatgcttatatatatattcatatttgtcTGGCACGGCAGCTGTCAagctgcagacaagaaggcactacagagggtggtgaggactgcagaaaagatcatcagatcaccactaccagccattcaggacctctacacctcacactgttccagAAGAGCAATGACCATCATGCAAGAGGCCCTGTATGTACTCCTGGTATTTGACCACAAGATGTCCTTGTGGCTCTTTATTTGAATAAAGACAAGAACAGAGTCTTACCATTTAGACTGAGGTCTGCTATATCATTATGGCACTGGCACATTGTAGTGTATCATAATAAATGCATGGTGATCCCTTTGTGacattttggtttggttaaGTTTTTAAGTTCATTACTTAATTCATTCAATTATAAATACCAATAACTCAAATGACTAAatgtttgtaaatatttaatattggCATGGGATGGCTGGGATTTAAACATCACCTCAGTGCGTGGACAGCCACAAAATATGTGTCCAAacctgaaaacagcagaaaaatttataccatttttattttgcgactgttctcacacacacattcactttatCTATTCTTGATCTTGATGAGGCAGTACAGAGGAAGATACAGTCTGAGATGAGAATTGTTTCATTCATAggacagtgaaatgtgtgtttgtgtgtctgtttgtgtttgaaatgtaGTTTAACTCGACCAGATGATTGGACACATAAAACCATCAAATGTGTATGAGCTGAGCAGGACAGAAGGTCAGTTCAAACAGCAGTGTCATTGAACTATTTCCCAGTCTCATCATTTTGGGATATTTGTTGATCCCAAAGGAGAAATCTGTCTTTTTGAGCTGTGTGGTTGAAGGACAGCATCTCTAATAACTAACCTGCTCCCACGTCCCACTGGTTGAGGTTTTGCAGTCATGTAAAACCTCAACCAGTTTAAAGGTAGGAAATGCCGTCtaatgcatttcatttataaGTTGCTGTTCTTCCAGAGTTACAGTATTTTGCAAGTCAGATTTTCttgtaaagtattttttaataactttttcAACACCCATTGCAGAAGTAATATCACTGACTTGCAGTGTGACTGTGATGCTGACAAATTCATAACGCGCAACAATCAAACATTAGGCCTCCGCAGCATGTTTACATGCCTTTTAGGCACATAGGAAATTCATAAAATCATtcaaaaatgagcaaaaacataattactgaagatagaaagaaacaaacttcagacacaaataaacatactTGTAGCTGCACACACAAGTTTATGAAGATCAAGGAGGAAAGTGTTGAGTGGAAACTCTGAGGCCCAAACTTACGAGTGGGGAAGACCAGTCACACCTTCACAACCACATATGAGTTATAGTCACAGTCATatatgcacacaaactcactcagaCATCTCCATTCGTGACCCAGTGAGTGGCTTAGGACTGTGCTTACAAATTATTTCACAGCTGGTTGGTACACAAACATCCTACTGACACTCACTTACAGGAATGGAGATCGCTCTGTAATTGTTAACATGAGTTGCTGCCTTgtatcagtctgtgtgtgtgtgtgtgtgtgtttctgtaatggtactgcatttcatttagaAAGCACTCTTCTTTCTCACGCACAGCAGGCaaacagagagacggagacatGATGCAGAAAATTGGACCATCAGGCAGTGATGTTGTTCTTACAGATCACACCACACAGAATGTGCTGTTATTGTTAACATAAGTCTCCTACTgccctgactgtgtgtgttcgttTCTATTTCATGGAAACCCTTGAGCATAATCAGGCTGATAATGCTGATGTGGCTTCCAGTCACAGCTGATTTGCTGTCCCAAGCAGTAAGTCCATGGTCACTTTTAGTGGCCGTGAGTCATTTAGGGGACACCTTTTACGCACTTTGCAAATGATATTCAGGGTCACTGCATCTCTACAGAATACTGACAAAGATTTAACACCACAGAGATGCTCTGGGATAATTTACTGCTGAGAATGAGCCTAAGTAGCAGGATGAAGCCTGAGGAAGCTTCACCAGATGTCATTTCAGAGCCCAGTACTACTGAGCATCAGCTGATGATGACAACAAGTgtagctgtgtgttttgtgactgAAAACTGTCTTGTGATAGATTTGATGCCTGAGAAATTGTTAATTGTTAGTATTTAATACCATAGATGTGGAAAACTTTTCGAGCTTTGCATGGTTTCCAAGTCCCTGGATCTCTACTGAATGTATGCTTTCAAAAGCAAGCTGCCACATTTTACTTGGATGCCCAATCAGTGTTTATAGTAAGTGAAATCAGATGAAGCAATAAATTCCTGAACATGTGTAAGAAGATGGAGACCTTCGTCAGAATTATAATGATACACTGGATAATCAGACCAGCTGGTCAGACAGCACAGACTTGACATTGACAGTGTAGTTTTGTCACCGATGTTTTAGCCAACAAAGTAAGCAATGTGAGCAGGAGGAACTTGTACACAATGCATCCAATGCATCCCGGTACGTGTAGACATTACCCGGTGATGAGCAGGAGAACTGAGCTTTCTCAGTCAATATAGCTCTGAGAAATGTATTGCTTCAATTTGGCACATTTACCATCAACAATCCATGTAGAACGTGGTGAAATTTCCCTTTAAACCTGAATCTGTCATTTATCcataattttctctttctgttttaacCGAACTAAAAGGTGAACTGGGCCAGCTCGGTATTTCTGTACAGGTCAGAGGATGTTACGTGGTCGGCCTGATGGCTGTAGTCACTGCTCCTCCTACTggataaacaaaacattgcaaCTGGGACTCATGAGGGGTTGCAACGTTCACTGTGTCATCAAGTGGGGAGCTACTGAGTGTACTCTTCCGGTTAATGCATTGTAATGAGCACTCAAAGGAAGACACGAATGTTGACAACAGTGTGATTGCAGTCAGCATAAGTGagaacacctgtgtgggtgtaCACTGCACCACACACTGTATGTAAGGAGGGTACGCTTATCTCTGTTGTTGTATCTGACCTCTTCTGTTGCCAGTACCAGATGAAGGTGTGTACTGTGGCTTTTTTTAACCAAGCTGCGCTATTTTTAACGTACTTTTTTCTCTTGTCAGGTCTACTTTGATCATCATCCCTGTCAGTGCAGATGGCAACACTGCATTTTCTAACCCTCTCCTGTCCTCacatcccctctctctctctctctctctctctctctctctctctctcttcctgctcgCATGTCCTCTTCCTGGACCTTCTCCTTTATACTGTAACGTATGACTGCCCTCCTCTGCACttatctctctctgctcttgtGGGAGGAAAGTGAACAAcggaaggagagagaaaagaaaaaaggataaAATACAGGTACAGAGGTACAGAGGTACAGACAGACCCAAAGAGTTGTGATGCACAACTGAGGTTAACAAACACGgttgtaaaaataacaacagaagcagaaaactagatacagaaaaacaaaaagctagAAGGGGATAGAGAAagatttatttaacatgtttattatagaataaagacagaaatctGTGCAAATGAGACTTGTGATACACGTTATTCTTTATACAGAGGTTCTTGTACACTTTTGGTGTCTTTGTGACAGATTTCATGAACCCATTTTTCGCAAAATGCAGTTTGTGGTCTTGTATCATATCAAAATAGCAAAGGTCATAGTTTTGCAGTATATTCTTTACAGTAATTCAGACAGTAATATTCTTTAAGATTTGGCAGAGCTACACTTCCCTTGTCTCTGTGAACTTGAATGGTAGGCTATTTAATTCTTGGCTTCTTTTTCCTACAAATGAAccttgggatttttttttttttttttttgtggtttcaaAAATTTGACCTTTAATTACTGTGCAATGCTTTATCATTCCTTCCTGCGTATTTATAGTTGTTTACTGCTAGAAAGGAACTGAAACATCTACATATAAAACATGTGACCAGTAGGTGAAATGCATGTGAAGATGCTCCAGAATTTCAGATTGTCAAATTTGACAGAAACATAGATTGAAAGTGTAGCTCCTGCAGACATATGCTCCAGCATAGTGGACAATTATTAGATTTGCAGATGCTGTTAGAGTATGCTCCATTTCTAAAATTTGACTAAATCGCCTGTTGTTTACTACAAATTGTATTTTCCGGTGACTTTCCACTTCCCAGCACCATGTCACGCAACTGCATGGCTCTGTTTGTCTTTAGCATAGCCCAAGTGCATTCACATGCAtactcacacaagcacatgcgCTGGTATACCCCCTCCATAACCCCTCAACCccagcacatacacatacatacacacacacacataccaagcCTTTCTTCCATTCAGTTATGTAACAAGGATTAGGTTCCACTATTTCATGGCCCCAACAGTCAAAACTACACAAGCTATTTTTAACCCTGGACCCCAATATAATATCAACAGACGCTTATTGTAATAATGTCAACATTAACGGTCATCGCTGCTCATGTGGACACGTCCTCCTAACATTGACAGTCACTACATAGGCCTCCCCATAACATCAACAGCCATTGTCACTTCATTGGCACATCTGAGACCGCAACTCAAAGCTTTGCTGCACAATCTGGAATGATTTTAAGCCCATCAgtgattgtgtttttgcttCTCCGAGCTGATGTCATGTTGCTCGGTCAATACAGGCATACTGAACAGTAGAGAGTGTTGATAGGTGGAACGATGCTAACCTTAATGCAACAGGCGCTCTACCTAATGGGTTCATGGGGTTGTATTTTCACATAGGGAGTTGTGTAAATGTTGCAGTTGAAGATAAAGTGAGTACATTGTTGCTAGgcgactgaaagaaaaagatggatatggcatggatggatgtaaacaaaaagaaatgagttCTCACTGATCTCTAATTTCGCAAACTGACTTCTAGGGATCACAGCTTCATTGGAAGGAAACCATCTGCTCCACAAAGCTTGATGTGACAGCTAAGAAGTGTCACAGAGAAGGAGATAACGTTTAGTACACAAAACATGATAGATACTGTCGAGTCAGATTGGGTTTACATAGAGGGACAAAGTGCAGAGGGACAGTATTTTTTctgaactgcacacacacacacacacacacacacacacattttcataattTGAGAGGATATTAATATTCACTTATGATcatgtgcacaaacaaacagtccagGCACATAGGAATTTTTGTGCAGGGCTCTCTTGAAATTAAGTAagttaaaaggaaaagataagGCACATAGTCTAATAACAGAAAGTACTTAAAACACTATAcaagaaataataaaagaaagaaaaattataataaaataaaactaaaataaaaacaaaataaataaattctgaatTATGAGTACTACAACTGACGTATGAACACTGTAAACAAGGAAGGAAAAATATACACATTGTAAACATTCAGTAGTGAAACAAAATTATGGGGGGATATTGCACTTGTCCAGGAAGATATTAAAGTGAATATTGCACATAGTCTTGCACATGAGAGGTAGAGGTAGTGAGGGGTTATTGCACATCCTACATTGTTTTTTGCCATCAGTCTCACTGTGGCAGGGAAAAAACTGTTGtaaaatcttgttttgtgtgtaatgatactgttctctctgctgtgtctgaggttgaatgtgcagtgtttgtgtctgagcaGAGAGTTAGCTGGATGGAGTGAGTCTCTGATGAtgctctctgctcttttctgaCAAAACTGCGTGTGTCCATAGAAGGAAGTTTAGTCCCAGTGATCCTCTCTGCAATCTTTATGACTCTTTGAAGagccttcctctctgcctgtgtggTGTTACCATACTAAACAGTGATGCCTGTGGTGAGGATGCTCTCTGTCCGCCCTCTATAGGCCTGGGTGAAAGGCAACGATTCAGTCTGGCTTGCCTGAGCAGCCTGATGAAGTGGAGCCGCTGCTGGGCTTTTTTCACTGTGGCAGCAGCGTTCAATGTCCAGCTCAGGTCAGATATTACCTGCAGGCCCAGAAGCTCGTAGCTGTCAGCCCTCTCCACCTCAGTCTCTTTGATGATGAGAGACTGCAGAGGGGGAGGATTCTTCCTGAAGTCcattattatttcttttgccttgtttttgttgagGGTGAGGTCATTTTCCTCTCCATAAACAAGTGGAGACTAACCATTACCTGCCTGGCTCTAACCCCTAACTTTTCCACCACCACTCTTTTAACCTAAAACTAACCTTACCTTAACCTTCAACATTTTGTTCCCAATACGAAAGCAAGACTCCACAATGTGTAAACAAAGTAATATCCCcccagcatcacacacacaatttgttCAACATAGTTGCTGTCACATTCCACAAGCTAATTCCTCTGCGGTTCTCCCTGAGtcaaacacatactgtacttgtgcacacttcacacacacacacacacacagtgggcaGTTCCGGGTCATGGGCGTCTAATTGCAGGCTTCTGTCTCGCCAGGACATGATGTCCTGTTCTCCACAGGCATCTGAGGGGCACCACAATGTCAGGACCAATCACCTGTAAGATCAACTCTGATgcttaaaaacacatgcacatatataatatgtgcacacacacacacacataatcccTCACACATAACAACACATGTACATGCGCGGTCACGTCCAGATGCACTAACAAGGGAATTAGTGAAGGTGGAAAAACCTGGACAACCGATTGTGGTAATTAAAAGGGTCTTGTTGTCATGGTAATGTCCAAAAAGTTCAGGAAAGATCACACTTTTCCACATCAGAGTGAAGTTTGcgttttcctctctgtgtcccatgtgtgcatctttttttactttttaggCCAGAGTATGACTTTTTGTATAATAATTTACTTATTTCCCTCAATGAATTTCAAtctgtcttctcctccttcacctgcaATTCTGTTTTCCAAGGTAAAtgatgctgtaaaacaaaatttaaatatctgaaaaacaataaaaacaacttgtCATGAACACAAAGGAGGAGCTTCCTTGAGCTCAGTCTGAAATTACACTACTGAtaactttctttgttttttttttttttaactacaaaGTAGATTCCTTCCATGTAACGACTGGAATGCAAGTCAGCTTTTCCAgctgttttagtgtgtgttttaatttagtCTGTGTAAAGATAGCTactgtgtgttgctgtatgaAGAGACAACAAAAGCTGATAAATGAGTATAAATACAGCACAGTTAAAAATGTTGCATGACAACATGACTTGTTGCTgttctttgttcatttcataACTGAAGGTCTACACAATACCACAGGTTTCACGATCCACAAAAATTGTAAAACTAACAATGTTTATCAAAAATACATTACTCCAGTGCTgtcctgttttttatttttaaatcagtagAGCACACATTGTTAGATGAGTTGTCATTGGCTTCGTTCCATGGCAGaagaatatttacatttgtagTGTTT
The Scatophagus argus isolate fScaArg1 chromosome 1, fScaArg1.pri, whole genome shotgun sequence DNA segment above includes these coding regions:
- the cgref1 gene encoding cell growth regulator with EF hand domain protein 1, yielding MQTGVFMESHLGRLVQYVLSLFMLIHLCMAAPGQPGIKSNEAVDGHPPTVALANPFGSGEQDRRLLQSYIQSSLKDGQGGPEISTWEQEVFFLFRLYDYDRSELLDGLEMMKLLSDYNSHHTPGAQSNELVVSMVDFLLQTQDLNQDGLLAPSELLSPPLPQTQDSSNSDAPHQEQEVPNPNADEEKARAVEQREEAHEDLQPQDEEQTKQEVKTEEEKLIKQVDDQHGQQIPEAAAAEQGQDHEIPVHLGQPEI